From the Solea senegalensis isolate Sse05_10M linkage group LG16, IFAPA_SoseM_1, whole genome shotgun sequence genome, one window contains:
- the colec11 gene encoding collectin-11 isoform X1, which translates to MKSSCGTTTVHSSLQVFESWQYFSRPSGEFLYSLRTILCRRMRGETLFPALILTSVMLSLLTIQTSHGQHLAEEACTVQILVPGLKGEPGQKGQKGAPGRPGRLGPPGELGQPGLKGDKGIMGRFGKVGPSGMKGVKGEMGDPGPRGPNGEPGLPCECTPMRNMIGEIDILVAQLSSELKFIKNALPSPAAVAGIKETDSKVYLLVKEEKRYHDAEAYCQTRGGHLAMPKDEGANAAIAGYISDAGLSRVYIGVHDRDQEGVFTYVDHSPMTTFTKWRKGEPNNAYDDEDCAEMVASGEWTDVACNPTMYFVCEFDKDSV; encoded by the exons ATGAAAAGTTCCTGTGGGACGACCACTGTCCACAGCTCCCTGCAAGTCTTTGAAAGCTGGCAGTACTTTTCCCGTCCGTCTGGAGAGTTCCTCTACAG CCTACGAACCATCCTATGTAGAAGAATGAGAGGAGAGACACTGTTTCCAGCCCTGATACTAACGTCTGTGATGCTGAGTCTTTTAACGATACAGACGTCTCATGGACAGCACTTGGCAGAGGAGGCCTGCACCGTTCAGATCCTTGTCCCTGGACTCAAAG GAGAACCAggacaaaaaggacaaaaaggaGCACCGGGGAGACCGGGGAGACTTGGCCCTCCCGGAGAGCTGG ggcaACCTGGGCTTAAAGGAGATAAAGGAATCATGGGACGTTTTGGAAAAGTGGGCCCAAGTGGAATGAAAG GGGTCAAAGGCGAAATGGGGGATCCAGGTCCAAGGGGCCCTAATGGAGAGCCAG GGCTTCCGTGCGAGTGCACGCCGATGAGAAACATGATCGGAGAAATAGACATTCTCGTGGCACAGCTCTCCTCTGAACTGAAATTCATCAAAAATG CACTGCCCTCCCCTGCAGCTGTTGCTGGCATAAAAGAGACAGACAGTAAAGTCTACCTATTGGTGAAGGAGGAGAAACGCTACCACGATGCCGAGGCCTACTGTCAGACGAGGGGAGGGCACCTGGCCATGCCCAAGGATGAGGGCGCCAACGCGGCCATAGCGGGGTACATTAGCGACGCGGGCCTGAGCAGAGTCTACATAGGCGTTCATGACCGGGACCAGGAGGGTGTTTTCACCTACGTGGACCACTCTCCCATGACCACCTTCACCAAGTGGAGGAAAGGAGAGCCCAACAATGCCTACGACGACGAGGACTGTGCTGAGATGGTGGCGTCCGGAGAGTGGACTGATGTGGCGTGCAACCCAACCATGTATTTTGTCTGTGAATTTGACAAGGACAGCGTCTGA
- the colec11 gene encoding collectin-11 isoform X2: MKSSCGTTTVHSSLQVFESWQYFSRPSGEFLYSLRTILCRRMRGETLFPALILTSVMLSLLTIQTSHGQHLAEEACTVQILVPGLKGEPGQKGQKGAPGRPGRLGPPGELGQPGLKGDKGIMGRFGKVGPSGMKGVKGEMGDPGPRGPNGEPGLPCECTPMRNMIGEIDILVAQLSSELKFIKNAVAGIKETDSKVYLLVKEEKRYHDAEAYCQTRGGHLAMPKDEGANAAIAGYISDAGLSRVYIGVHDRDQEGVFTYVDHSPMTTFTKWRKGEPNNAYDDEDCAEMVASGEWTDVACNPTMYFVCEFDKDSV, from the exons ATGAAAAGTTCCTGTGGGACGACCACTGTCCACAGCTCCCTGCAAGTCTTTGAAAGCTGGCAGTACTTTTCCCGTCCGTCTGGAGAGTTCCTCTACAG CCTACGAACCATCCTATGTAGAAGAATGAGAGGAGAGACACTGTTTCCAGCCCTGATACTAACGTCTGTGATGCTGAGTCTTTTAACGATACAGACGTCTCATGGACAGCACTTGGCAGAGGAGGCCTGCACCGTTCAGATCCTTGTCCCTGGACTCAAAG GAGAACCAggacaaaaaggacaaaaaggaGCACCGGGGAGACCGGGGAGACTTGGCCCTCCCGGAGAGCTGG ggcaACCTGGGCTTAAAGGAGATAAAGGAATCATGGGACGTTTTGGAAAAGTGGGCCCAAGTGGAATGAAAG GGGTCAAAGGCGAAATGGGGGATCCAGGTCCAAGGGGCCCTAATGGAGAGCCAG GGCTTCCGTGCGAGTGCACGCCGATGAGAAACATGATCGGAGAAATAGACATTCTCGTGGCACAGCTCTCCTCTGAACTGAAATTCATCAAAAATG CTGTTGCTGGCATAAAAGAGACAGACAGTAAAGTCTACCTATTGGTGAAGGAGGAGAAACGCTACCACGATGCCGAGGCCTACTGTCAGACGAGGGGAGGGCACCTGGCCATGCCCAAGGATGAGGGCGCCAACGCGGCCATAGCGGGGTACATTAGCGACGCGGGCCTGAGCAGAGTCTACATAGGCGTTCATGACCGGGACCAGGAGGGTGTTTTCACCTACGTGGACCACTCTCCCATGACCACCTTCACCAAGTGGAGGAAAGGAGAGCCCAACAATGCCTACGACGACGAGGACTGTGCTGAGATGGTGGCGTCCGGAGAGTGGACTGATGTGGCGTGCAACCCAACCATGTATTTTGTCTGTGAATTTGACAAGGACAGCGTCTGA
- the colec11 gene encoding collectin-11 isoform X3, translated as MRGETLFPALILTSVMLSLLTIQTSHGQHLAEEACTVQILVPGLKGEPGQKGQKGAPGRPGRLGPPGELGQPGLKGDKGIMGRFGKVGPSGMKGVKGEMGDPGPRGPNGEPGLPCECTPMRNMIGEIDILVAQLSSELKFIKNALPSPAAVAGIKETDSKVYLLVKEEKRYHDAEAYCQTRGGHLAMPKDEGANAAIAGYISDAGLSRVYIGVHDRDQEGVFTYVDHSPMTTFTKWRKGEPNNAYDDEDCAEMVASGEWTDVACNPTMYFVCEFDKDSV; from the exons ATGAGAGGAGAGACACTGTTTCCAGCCCTGATACTAACGTCTGTGATGCTGAGTCTTTTAACGATACAGACGTCTCATGGACAGCACTTGGCAGAGGAGGCCTGCACCGTTCAGATCCTTGTCCCTGGACTCAAAG GAGAACCAggacaaaaaggacaaaaaggaGCACCGGGGAGACCGGGGAGACTTGGCCCTCCCGGAGAGCTGG ggcaACCTGGGCTTAAAGGAGATAAAGGAATCATGGGACGTTTTGGAAAAGTGGGCCCAAGTGGAATGAAAG GGGTCAAAGGCGAAATGGGGGATCCAGGTCCAAGGGGCCCTAATGGAGAGCCAG GGCTTCCGTGCGAGTGCACGCCGATGAGAAACATGATCGGAGAAATAGACATTCTCGTGGCACAGCTCTCCTCTGAACTGAAATTCATCAAAAATG CACTGCCCTCCCCTGCAGCTGTTGCTGGCATAAAAGAGACAGACAGTAAAGTCTACCTATTGGTGAAGGAGGAGAAACGCTACCACGATGCCGAGGCCTACTGTCAGACGAGGGGAGGGCACCTGGCCATGCCCAAGGATGAGGGCGCCAACGCGGCCATAGCGGGGTACATTAGCGACGCGGGCCTGAGCAGAGTCTACATAGGCGTTCATGACCGGGACCAGGAGGGTGTTTTCACCTACGTGGACCACTCTCCCATGACCACCTTCACCAAGTGGAGGAAAGGAGAGCCCAACAATGCCTACGACGACGAGGACTGTGCTGAGATGGTGGCGTCCGGAGAGTGGACTGATGTGGCGTGCAACCCAACCATGTATTTTGTCTGTGAATTTGACAAGGACAGCGTCTGA
- the LOC122783102 gene encoding doublecortin domain-containing protein 2C, whose product MPVSDFPPAKTITVYRNGDAFFPGRKMAVNPRQVSNFDSFLNSLTRGIEAPFGAVRKLYTPVEGRKIRSLEELKHGSAYVAAGNEQFKRLDYGEITTKKPESKKKQQIQPVVHSTIVVSARWRRTSDESCTINVFTNGHILVPPARIRIPKYTLRRWENVLAMVTERVRLRTGAVHRLYTLDGHPVCASTELENNQHYVAVGAERFKALPYDHCTSGVLVRDNTVQSQDVLPPIRKKRHAKDVFPHTGFGVDLEHTARGQMKKYTAKPERTKQQRQVSRDTVLFSTWGGSVFNARNKRNEMAGAAEVKEDLQLKVDLPIDQVKAKTVEEENEAGSCSTNPCKARLHDSDALCLQRSLSAGSRKDGAGCELPRTPVH is encoded by the exons ATGCCAGTAAGTGATTTTCCTCCGGCAAAAACGATAACCGTCTACAGGAACGGAGACGCCTTCTTCCCCGGAAGGAAAATGGCGGTAAACCCGCGGCAGGTGTCGAACTTTGACAGCTTTTTGAATTCTCTGACCAGAGGAATTGAAGCTCCGTTTGGAGCGGTGAGGAAGTTGTACACTCCCGTGGAGGGCCGTAAAATTCGCAGCTTGGAGGAGTTAAAACACGGTAGTGCGTATGTGGCAGCCGGAAATGAGCAGTTTAAAAGGCTGGA CTACGGTGAGATAACAACCAAGAAGCCAGAGagtaagaaaaaacaacag ATCCAGCCTGTTGTTCACAGCACAATAGTAGTTTCTGCTCGGTGGAGGAGAACTTCGGATGAGTCTTGCACGATAAA TGTCTTCACCAATGGGCATATATTGGTGCCTCCTGCTCGAATACGGATCCCAAAGTACACGCTCAGAAGATGGGAGAATGTTTTAGCCATGGTGACCGAGAGGGTGCGTCTTCGTACTGGTGCTGTGCACAG GCTTTACACGTTAGATGGACATCCTGTCTGTGCTTCCACTGAGCTGGAGAACAACCAGCACTATGTTGCAGTTGGCGCAGAGAGGTTTAAAGCTCTACCGTATGACCACTGCACCTCTGGAGTTTTAGTCAGGGACAACACCGTTCAAAG TCAAGACGTCCTGCCTCCAATTAGAAAGAAAAGACATGCAAAGGATGTG TTTCCACACACAGGCTTTGGTGTGGACCTTGAGCACACAGCCAGGGGCCAGATGAAGAAATACACGGCAAAGCCAGAGAGAACCAAACAACAGAGGCAGGTGTCCAGAGACACAGTTCTCTTCTCAACATGGG GGGGCAGTGTGTTCAATGCACGAAACAAAAGGAACGAGATGGCGGGAGCAGCGGAGGTGAAGGAGGACCTCCAGCTCAAGGTGGACCTGCCAATTGATCAG GTTAAGGCCAAGACAGTCGAGGAGGAGAATGAAGCTGGGAGTTGTTCCACGAATCCTTGCAAAGCCCGTCTCCATGATTCAGACGccttgtgtttgcagaggtctCTGTCTGCAGGTTCCAGGAAAGAT